Genomic DNA from Lepeophtheirus salmonis chromosome 9, UVic_Lsal_1.4, whole genome shotgun sequence:
TAATACTGGGGgtggtggtccattgaaatctgaaaacttactaattcaataatttgatgaaggttgagggattgaaattaaatcGTATTTCGAATtaataaagcataaacaattatttacataacCAAACAAATTGGAGCTCTCcagtttacgtacaagtcgaaaaatggcacttgaacgttatcgacgaatttccattcgctaTCTCCAAACAGTTGAGCGTCACCAGGGCCACTGTCTACGGTGTCAGCAGCAAGTCTGAGACATTGGAGAGGGAGAAGGGCTctttcaaaaaggtcaaactagACCCGGgcgagttaaagaaaataacccaGGTCAATCTCCTCAAGTACGCgaggcccatgcaagagatctcggggttattacaccagactgtccagagagcaatcaaaaaagtgggcggaaagaaccttgtgagggtggagagaccaTCCACTTTTGagaccagcaatgaaagaaagcCATCTCCTCTCTTGCAAgtctcttttgaattagtcttatGAGTTCTTTTGGCACTTTttccctacagccctgatgtcaACCCCTTGGACTTCACCTATGTACTGCATCCGTAGCGggtttcattgttggtgtcaaaagtggcctctccaccatcAGAAGGCTCTTTCtgcccacttttttgataactaTCTTGCATGGGCCAACATGGAATAGTGGAAACGGGCCacggctattttctttaacttaacCGAATCCAACTTGGCCTTTTTGAGAAAGGTCATCTTCCTTCCCaatgtttcggacttgctgacggcgtaggtATTTGTCTTGGAAATCCTCAACTGCTTGCAGTGgccgaatagaaattcgtcgatcccgttctagtgtcattttctcgaatttTGAGTGAGGTAGAGAGCCcaaagttgttttgttttgtaaataattgttgatgcttatatatttcaaaatataaattaatttcaattcttcaaccttgtttatttattgaattagtacgtgttcagatttcaatgaaccacacGGTAATATGACATGCACTATTCAAAAAtgtcaatgttattttaataattgtataatgtacgatattaaaacacaaaaaaattgctTTGTGAAAGCATTACTTCAAGTTAAGTCAgtatagaaatgaaaataatatctggcttattattcaatagaAAATAGGTGATAAACTAATTTGATATAATCTTAGTTTGATCCTTTTCTGCCtcattatattatgtttattacttAAGTATGTGAGTAAAATCCTCAATCACTTTTTTATTCTGTTATTGTAAACatcaattagaataatttgttgataaaaatcgataataatttgccaaaaaatacaaatttatttcacacTCAATTTAGAGAAGCCCCATTCTAGCATGCTTTTGTGATGACGGGATACATGTATAAGAGTGTTAACTTGTGTTGCatatttttttggccaaatCTTCAGTTAGGtaaaacattttagtttttactCACTAGGGTATATATTTTGTCGTTACTTGCCAGAATTTTTGTGATCATTATCTTCAAACAATCCGATAATTTTCATTCTCGACCCACATATATGGTTTTTTGGCCTTATAATAGAATGTATATAGTATTACTGGGCTCCAgaagaattaaaacaataagCTAGAACACAGATGTACTTgctttatattgtttttacaatTAGACATTTACAAGGTTCATTTGAATTTACCTAATGGATTGTGAGATTTTGAgttgtttcgtttttttatacatGAAGTTATAAACGCTGATAAATTCTGTTTGTTTTTCGAATTATTCATAGATTAGAGTGACCATATTTTGgtttccaaaaataaagaatactttGATAGATAAATGTCGGTTTTAGAAGACACTATACATCCAAGTTAATAAATGGAAGAATAACGTATTATAGATTAATACATTTGCTgctctcttttatttttcatcttacTTTCATTAAAGCCCGGTTTGCACGCACCAACTTGACTTAAATTTAAGCCTTGTTTAAATGTAATGACGTCGTAGGTtcttagtttaaatttaaatcgaGTTGTTGGTGTATATTTGTACCACAGAAAATCggacatttaataaatatataaaaaggcaTCGGACGCTGCGGCAGGATGTCAACAGAGACAATGCCAAGACCATAGAGAACAGTTGGTCCcttctcataaatatattaaccaatcagcttttaattaaataacgtGGCTGACTATACAGTAATCCCCTTGACTATAAGCATTAAGTGCTAATAAACCAAAATTGCTGGCGATcttgtttcttaaaaataaatttaccgTAATTACGGTTTTTTAAAGCTAAGTAAGGCCTGATTGGAGTGAATATAGATGACTCACCATTAATAAGGTGGATAAATATGactactgaaaaaattattggggCTCAGCCTTCCTTCTCCTGTTATTAGAGGCTAATAATTATCAACATTACTAGTTTCAAATTAAATGGTTTACAGTAAGGGTCTTTAGAGATGACATGGAACGGTCTTTTTGAGTAACTAAACTCTTACAAACTTCCTGACAGGGAAACTGGTGGTTCTGGGGACTACCCAATGCTTGAAATGAAAATTCGTTGATCACTTTCAactgtaattttctcgacttgtacgtaagctaaagagctcagggtttttttttttttttttttttttttttttttttttttgtaactaattgtgctttatgctttaatatatcgaaatatgaattaatgttACTCTcttaaacttcattaattattgatttacttagtgttcagatttcaatggaccacctggtaaaTATAAACGATTAAGACTTATCACAAATTCTTTGCTGATTAGCGATTGATTTCAAAAACACTCTTAACCTTTTTATTTACAATGGTGTCTGCATTGGGGGAGGAGCTGAAGCCtcttaaaagttatttcataatgaattatattcttcttacaaaaaacttgcaaataccttgttttttatttatgcatagGCCGGAGGGTTGAGTTAACTACAACAATGCAACATTATTTACTTACTCATCCATCATggtaaaatatatgttactGTCAATCTGGAACTATACATCTAGTAGATCGAATAacccatttttcttttaagtaaGACTACAGTGTCATACAAATTGAATCTCAATTTTGTGAATACATAAAATCTGTCTGACTGTCAAGTATCATTTCTGTACGACTAATTGTGCATAATTCAGATTCCTAAGATTAGTAAAAAATGTAGGCTTAAGTATATTGTACAAGGAATGAATGAAAGAAGGAAAGATATTATCAATTGTTTATGAATGtatctctccccccccccctgttCATTTCttagaacaataattaacatCATTTGTTACCCCTATCCAATAATATCTTAGCAACTACATTTGTGTAACCATATCCAAAAAATGGACAACTAGGAACAATAATATTGATGCATGGGAGACGACGTGCTGCGCCTATCAGTGGGTCAATCTATAGAAGGAATTGATCAAAGTATCGTTACAAATTAGTGGTGTATCACTGCATTGGAATCGGcattttttgaagtatcggaaTCGGCCTTAATACATTCAATTCACCGATAactatgcataattatttatatagataatatgtatatgataatatttaaactctttttgGGAAATTAATGTTACAAATCAATAAGATATCTAGACTAGACGACAGCATGCTTTAGTTCAGACCCATTAAAAAAACAGGGGAAGTATTataaaggataataaaaaatttgctaGTTAGTAGAGAAAATGTACTTGAAAGTAACAGTTTAAAAATGACACCATTTTTAGTATCCCATACATTTGATTTGTATCCCTTCAGAAAGTCTGCAACATTAGGAGTTGGATTGAGCGGTTACCTCTGAAACCATTAAGTaacatttttacttaataattattttttgtatatttgttgaataatattgtttataatagaACTCAAGTCGAGTCCATATTTAATGAGTCAAGTTCGAGTAATCAGTATCCGTAGCGggtctattaaaaaaagacacgATTCTGGACTCGTGCACTGGTTTATACTTATTTCAATTCCTAGGGCAAGCCAAGGAAATCTTAGATATATACTTCCTTGGGCTAGCACCCAGTTAAAACTAGAGACAGTTCGagaccatttgatctcatgtggGCCAAACCagtaatataatagaaaatagcctATTGTCATtgttgcaagtttttttttttaaatctgagaggcagttgaaattagagGGCGAGGAGGctaattttaaatatccaacAAAGGAGGGTGTCAAACTCCCTAATATGAGCCAaccacaaattaattaaatcctgAGCACGGAGAGTAATTaactttctaaaatttaaatttattaacatctAATTATCATtgatacatttatgtatttttttcctatccgttatttaatcataagttaaacattaaaaattatgcGTATAAAGGAATCGTCCATTAAGATGGTATCAGGACCGGAATTGGCTGAAAATTAGGTATTGGGTATATCCctaatacaaattaatagatTCTTGTATGCAGTTTTCTAACTCACGCATTAGTGTAATCACACCAATATTGGTTTGGGTATTTCTACACTTTCtgactaaaaatatgtataaaaatagtcGTTAAGGGGCAGGAGCCTACGCAGGATTTTTATGCGGTGCGTGAAAAATTCCTCTATATAAGAGAATGTTCATCCTTGTTGTATACTAAAGTAGGTTTTCCTGGTCTTGccaggacattaagaaattaaaattaattctgaactcttctgattcatataaatattataaggtttagagaagaaaaaatctaATCTTTCATATTactgtcaaaaatcctttgtacacttttttaaaggagattataaggtgaAGATAGAATAAGACacagatacataccaacatacagcgagaataattctgaaaattttacgacctttattttttgttttatatgaaatagtcgtttgttagtcaaaaaattagtttttagaaaaatactattaaaagaCGACCATGGTATTGATGGCCAAAGAAAATTCTTACGAAAACCATCTCTTGAGTCTTAAAAacatacatgaaaaatttcagcaaaatccattcaCTGGTTTGGGTACGATTCTCGAACAAACACTCTCACACACACACAGGATATTCACATTTAGTATatagatgaaataaatttttgtttggggAGAAGGACTTGTTAAGAAATTTGGGGGATTAAGTAAGTTATGGCTGGGCCAATTGTTGTAATGACGTGAAGGTGCAACATGTAAGGGTTCCAACAACAATTGAATATAGTACTGTTTATGGTACCCCGGTACTATAACAGTACCAGGTTACTTAACAACACTAACATGCATGAGTGAGGAACTTAATGATTATACCCTGTTTGGGTGACTTagcttatatatacaaaaataaagatttcaaaGCATTCTAATTATAATCTGCATAGCATACTGAGATTACAGAGGTAATATTAGATTCTAAATGTTAGGGAATGCCAATTTTGACATGGTTTTGTCATTTAAGAAATAGGTACACGGAAAGATGGAACATATGGGTATTTTGTGTCCCTTATCGTTGCAATTTAGATATTAAAAGGCCATTGAGGTAAATGAaccataatatgtatttagttaTTACCAGCTTAGTTTTGGAAATGCTTATAAACTTAGCACATGTTTCTTTAGGATGGTGAAGGgatgttatacatacatattgaatAGATATAAATGAGGTTTTGAGAAAGAACCAACAGGAGGGAGCTAAGGCAGAATCAAGCCAGGGGGATTGGGTAATAACTTTAatgacttatatttaatttttctctttttttccaatatttttaagctTATTCATTACagataaagatatataataatagatatttaatgACCGTCGAATATACTTTTTCTAAACAtgaggataataaaaaaataactaaataacatcataattttttaggtCGTTTccgtatataataataatcataatagtaaatttggggataaacaaaattatattaagattAAAGACAAAGTCAGGGACACAATTTTCtgccaaataaattaaatatttaaaataagaattattaaaTGTCTTTTGgcgatatataaattaaaacaataacagatttttttttttaaaagtaacattattttaagtaaGTAAGACTACTCAGGGATTTTGATGATAAAAGATAGCAGGGGGAGTGAATAGTTATTGGCCATAAGAGAGTGTTTAATAGAATTCTGAACAGTAAAATCATATTGGAGGGATGACGAGTTACatataatttctacaaaatacaatttgttaaCATACACAATAACCACTTTGGTATAATAGGATGAAGCAGACAAAATATAGGAGCTTCACAATATTATAACGACCACTTTAGTCAAATTGCAAACAAAAACTAATCGtattttgtaaacaatatgTAACGACGATTCCCATCCAAGGAAGGTTTCCTAGATGCTGTGTCACTTTTCCTTCTTTGAATGTGACAGCTATTGCCAAACGCATGTTCACGACTGAAGAAAGAGAAGGATTTAACGCGGCGAAAATTACGTCCCTGTTTTGTCTAAATCCAAGTGTGTACGGGAGCATCCTTTCCTTGTTGAAAGACATCCGAAGCAGAAGGCTCTTCTTCGGTGGAGGAAGATTCTGGTGAGGAGTAGCTTATTCCCCCACTGACAGCAGTAGGGTGTAAACCAGGAGGGGGTGTCCAAGACGATTGTTTCTCTGGTTTTATGAGATGGATACAGACAGAGAATCTTTCATCTGAACGACGAGATTTGtcttttggaaatttgtccaaTTGAGATTTATTTAAACTCAGTTCGATATGTTTTCCTGAATGAGAGGAATTATTGCGTGCCACTCCAGTCTGTGGAACTGAAGAGTGTCGTACCCTTTTATCTCTGAAAGACGAAGAAGAATGATTCTCTGAAGGATTCGAAGAAGTTGAAGAATGATTCTCTGAAGGATTCGAAGAAGTTGAAGAATGAGACGAATCCGAAGATAGCCTTTCGGAAAGTAAATGATCATCCGATATGGAGACGTTTTTTAGTAAATGTCCTATATCAACGGAGCCTCCATTATTTGTGGAGGGATGACTGAAAGAAGGTAATGGATCTTTGCTCAAAAAATGTGACAATTCATTCTCAACCTCCACAAAAGCAGTATTAAACCATAAATGAAAAAGTTCTTTCTTGGTTGGTATTCCCTTggaatgaaattcaattttaacatcACCAGCAATGGCAACATTAATAGGTATTTCCAACCTCTGATGGTCCGAACGTTTGACATTGAACCCTTTggattcataaattttttgtgtgGACGGTTCAGTCTTCTTGTAATTCATTTGATGGACCTCCACGTAAATAGTATTATTCTGAGTGGTAATGCTAGGAAAATAGCTTGAGATAGAAACTGAGGAGAGATACATAGGAGTTGGAAGATAGTCTAAATTTTCTCGCAAATAATgatagtaataactaatataacGTTTTTGAGAAGGGATCGTTACTCCCTTACTATCTAAAGTCCGAGCTTTTCCATAGTAAGCCAACGCTTCGTTCGCTGTCCATCTTCGATGTGAATGCAAAAGAAAACAGCAAATCATAACACCCGTTCGacctaaaaaataatgaatattcataatgtaataattgtagaactaaatagatatattatagattagaaaATGCAAATGCCTCagcttataatatgtaaataatgaatcatggatactatttatatatatgtatatataaagaagcTTAAAA
This window encodes:
- the LOC121123901 gene encoding phosphatidylinositol 3,4,5-trisphosphate 3-phosphatase and dual-specificity protein phosphatase PTEN, whose amino-acid sequence is MIEGFDKMTSALKTIVSKNKRRYQENGYNLDLAYISDRLIAMGYPSEKLEAMFRNSLEEVKQFLDEMHKDHYRIYNLCSERDYDAKKFHGRVVNFPFDDHNPPNFNSIRLFCEDAEKWLLEHKENVCVVHCKAGKGRTGVMICCFLLHSHRRWTANEALAYYGKARTLDSKGVTIPSQKRYISYYYHYLRENLDYLPTPMYLSSVSISSYFPSITTQNNTIYVEVHQMNYKKTEPSTQKIYESKGFNVKRSDHQRLEIPINVAIAGDVKIEFHSKGIPTKKELFHLWFNTAFVEVENELSHFLSKDPLPSFSHPSTNNGGSVDIGHLLKNVSISDDHLLSERLSSDSSHSSTSSNPSENHSSTSSNPSENHSSSSFRDKRVRHSSVPQTGVARNNSSHSGKHIELSLNKSQLDKFPKDKSRRSDERFSVCIHLIKPEKQSSWTPPPGLHPTAVSGGISYSSPESSSTEEEPSASDVFQQGKDAPVHTWI